In the genome of Sulfurimonas autotrophica DSM 16294, the window TCTGGCTTGGTATGAATGAATATATTAACACACGTGCTTTAGAAATTGCCGCAGGTATTTTTGTCTACTATGCACAAGGATTACTGCCGTTTTTAGTCCCCTTAGCTATTTGGCTTATAGAAAAAGACAGTTATAAAAGAAAACTTGTAGGGATATTAACAATTTTTGGATTTGGACTTGCAATATATACAATGTACGGACTCACAACAGTTCCTACGAATGTCAGTGTTGTAAACAACACACTTTATTACAGAAATCCATGGACAGAAAACTTTTATGATGCAAGTATTTATGTACTGACGACCTGCGGTTCTTTAATGCTCAGCAGTAGTATTTCCATCCAGCTTTTCGGGTTTTTAAACCTCATTGGACTTACCATTATTTTTCTGCTTCGACCGTATGGATTCACCTCCTTATGGTGCTTATATGCCGCAGCTATCAGTGGGCTTTTA includes:
- a CDS encoding DUF6629 family protein; translation: MDIYFAVLNFTLSGAIGLVGILTLNKVSTPKEVLFALLPLLFALHQFDEGFVWLGMNEYINTRALEIAAGIFVYYAQGLLPFLVPLAIWLIEKDSYKRKLVGILTIFGFGLAIYTMYGLTTVPTNVSVVNNTLYYRNPWTENFYDASIYVLTTCGSLMLSSSISIQLFGFLNLIGLTIIFLLRPYGFTSLWCLYAAAISGLLYFYFIERRIKFLQEIKRKKEGINEKFERELNKLEKSHPKLFSTNL